The Microcystis panniformis FACHB-1757 region AAGCCCCCAAGGCGCACCTGCCTCATGGGATTTGGGGGATTTGGGTATTTTCGGATGGATTGGTGGTTTTGGTTCGTGGTGGGCTTCCTTTTGGGGGCTTCCTTTTTCGTGCAAAAGCTTGTAACCTGTAGAATATAACGATCTCAGGTCTTTTATCAAGTCTAATTTTAGGGGTTTTGCTCACGGAAACATCTGCTTTTCACAGAACTCGATACTTAACGATGTTGATGTCTATTATCGCGGAATTTCTAAGTTTAATTTAGGGGATAAACAAGGGGCGATCGCATAATTCTTTTCAACGAGGTTATGAGCTATCCAGCAATTCGATACCCATCACCATCACCTGATTACATTTATTGATTTTTCATCGCATACTATTTCAAAAGAAACGTGCCAAAGACAAAAATCATCTTTTATCAAGAAGTAGAAGGCATCTCACCCGTTGTTGAGTGGCTTCAGAAATTACTCAAAACTGATAAAAAGGATTTGCCAAATGTATAACCAAAATCGAACAACTTGCCGCACAAGGTCATGAACTGCGCCGCCCTGCTGCTGATTATCTCAGAAATGATATCTGGGAGCTTAGAGCCAAACAGGGAACCATACAATATCGAATCCTCTATTTTTATCATGGTCAAAATATAGCAATTATTGGTCATGCTCTTATCAAAAAAACTTCCGCCGTTCCCTCACAAGACATCGAGAGAATTATCCAAAGAAAAGCACAATTTAAACAAAATCCAGAACTTCATACTTATCAAGGAGAAATAAACAATGCCTAAAACCACAGATGCCGTAAAAATCATTCACCAAATGATTGCAGACGATCCCACAATCAAAGAACAAATTGCCCTAGAATCCCTCAACTCAGAAATCGCACAATTGATTTATGACGCTCGTATGAATGCTGGATTAACTCAACAACAACTAGCCGACCTAATCCATGTTGAGCAATCCGTTATTGAAGATCTAGAAGACGCTGACTATCAAGACAATCCCCTAATAATGCTACAAAAAATTGCCACTGCCCTTAATCAACGAGTCAAAATGAGCCTTGTTAGTAGCTTGTAGGGTGCGTGTTTGCGCGTATTTAAAGGAGATTTGTTAATAATTAAACTATGATCGCGCCGTAACGCAGCATCTTAAGAAAATTGGTGTGTTACGCTATCACTAACGCACCCGACAAGAGCCACCACTGTGTCTGGAGTGGTTTTTATTATGATTATTTAACTGCTACCAAATATCCCCCCGTAGCAATCTCTCCCTAGTAACAGGTTTCTAGTTCTTGTTTGATATTCAGGTAGAATGAATGATATAATTGGTGCGTGGGGCGTGGCTCTTTCGTGCAAAAGCTTGTCACCTGTAGAATATAACAATCTCAGGTCTTTTATCAAGTCTAATTTTAGGGGGTTTGCTCACGGAAACATCAGCTTTTCACAGAACTCGATACTTGACACTATTTAATTTATCATTTGTTAGAAAACTCACATATATAAAAGCTTTAATATGCCAAAAATACAACTTATTTTTTACCAAGATGAAAGAGGTAATATACCAATTATAGAATGGCTTGATAGTCTTCCTGGCAAAGCTCAAAACAAATGCTTTATCAAATTACAAAGACTGGCAGAACTAGGATATGAATTACGCAGACCAGAAGCAGACTTTTTGCGGGACAAAATTTATGAACTGAGAGTTAATTTTAAAGGAATAAATTATAGAATTCTTTATTTCTTTTATAAAAACAAAGCTGTGGTCATTTCTCATGGTATAATTAAAGAAAAAGAAGTTCTACCACTGGAAATCGAGCAAGCAATTAAAAACAAAGCTAAATTTGAAAAAAATCCCGAATTACACACCTATTTTCAGGAGTTGATATGAATACACACCAAACGACAGCCGATGGCTTACAAATTCTTTACCAACGTTATTATGCTAATAATCCAGAACGTCAATTAGAATTAGAAAAGGCTCGTATTGATGACGAAGTAGCCAGAAAAATATTTAAGATTAAGGAAACACATCATCTTTCAACAAAAGCTTTAGCAGAATTAATTAATACTGATGAATCTATTATTGAAGCCTTAGAAAATGCTGACTATGAAGGAAACTCTTTTTTGTTGCTAAATCTCATCGCTACAGCCCTAAAAATCAAGGTTAAATTTGAATTAGTTTCAGCCTAATTGTTTCAGTAATTTGCTACAATGAGAATAAGCTGTCGCGCATTTAAACAATGACAATGATAAACCTAGAAACAATTGAAGAAGATATTGCGTCCCTTCCCCTCGACGCACAACAGACTATTCTTGAACTTGTAGGTATTCTCAAAAAACGATATTCTCCCAACCCACAGGAAATGAAAGAGCAGGGAACAGAAGATTGGTCTGACTTTATCGGTTGTATAGAAGCTGAACCAGACCTTTCGCAAAACTATAAAACCTATTTAACAAGTGAACTTAAGCAAAAATATGATCATTGTTGATACTGGTTTCTGGCTGGCCATTGCTAATAAAAACGACTCACTTCACCCATTAGCAAAAAAACAATTCCAAAAATTAATCAATCAACAATTTATTACAACCTGGTGCGTTGTTACTGAAACTTGCTACTTACTACAAAAACGAGTGGGAATAGATGTCCCAAAAACCTTTATTCATAAAATCTCCACAGGAGAACTACAGGTATTCAACCTCAAAACTAAGCACTGCCAACCCATTGAAGAACTGATGCAAAAATATAGAGATTTGCCAATGGACTTAGCCGATGCTTCGTTAGTAGTGTTAGCTGAAACAATTAAGGAGAACAGAATATTAACCACAGATAGGCGAGATTTTAGTGTTTATCGTTGGCTAAATAATCAAACATTTGATATTCTAATTTAACAGTCCGTAGTCCGTAGATTGAACCCTCGGAACGAAACCCAACACCCAACACCTAAATCTGTCTGAATGGGCGATCGCCGCTTTGGTAGGCTGCATTAACGAAGTGTAAGGCGGCAATCTCGCTGCCAACCCTGATAATAAAGCTGATCGTGGCTTGGGAGCAATTCAGTTATGATAGGGGTCAACTTAATATCTTTAGCAACGCAGAATGAGGATTTCACCATGAAGATTCCATATACATATTGGAAAGAATCAGATGGGATGTTCTTGGGCTATTTGAATGAATTTCCAGATCATTGGACCCAAGGTGTTGACTTAGAAGAATTAATCGGAAACTTGGTCGATCTCTACAAAACATTTACTACTGAAGAAATCCCCGGAATCAAGAGAGTTGCAGAGTTTGAACTCGCATGAAAAGACATGATTTAATTGCACAATTAGAGCAAGCGGGCTGCTATTTGATTAGACGTGGAGGGAAACACGATATTTACCATAATCCAGATACTGGAAAAACAGAACCAATTCCCAGACATCGAGAAATTAATGAGCGATTGGCTAAAAAGATTATCAAAAGTCTTACAGGCGACAGATAAATTCACAGTGCCAATTAGGGTCTGCTGAAAAAGTTTTTCGTGGGGCAGGGTGTGGGGTGTGGGGTGTAGGGTTTTAGCCATTTTCAGGGGGTCAATTACCTAATTTTCAGGGAAAAAGTGCCTTAATTTTCCCCCGATTCCTCCAATGGCTGGCACTTTTTGATTTCAAAAAAGCCTAAAGATATTATCCAACAAGGTTTTTAGATTTATTCAGTAAACCCCAAAGCAAAGGAGCTATGGAAAAATGATTACTGTAGGATTTAAAAAAGGACGATCACTCTTACAGCAAGATTTCTAGTGCCAAAGTGAACCCCAGAACCATATCCTCCCCGCTTAAAATCGCGTTGGCAGGATAATGAGTCACCAAAAAGCTCTAAACTACAATTTTGGCAATAATCGGTCGTAGGATTGGATCATTCTTTCGTAAGTAAAGCGAGTGGCATTGATAAAACCTTTTTGCCTCAAATCTTCCAGGCGATCGGGAGCGAGAAGATTTTCTGCAATAATAGTAGCGGCGGCCTCGTGTTCGGTGGGATCGAAGTAAACGGCTGCATCATCAGCGATAACAGTCATGGGGAGACGATTGGAAGTAAAGACGGGACAACCACAGGATTGAGCTTCAATAACGGGAACACCGAATCCTTCCTGAAAGGAGGGAAAGATTAAAGCAGTTGCTAGGCAATAAAAGGCGCGGAGATCATCATCGGAGACGGTTCCTAATTCGATTACTTGTGCGGACAAGTTATTCTGATTAACAAATTCTCGCATATCCGGCAGCAAAGGTTTTCCCATCAGGATCAATCGGCAATTTTCCAGACCGGGGAAAGTGATTAACCTCTTGAATATTTTCAGCAATCCCAATCGATTTTTATACCATTGGTCGCCCCCGACATGAATTAGCCAGGGGCAATCACTATTAATATTAAATTTATCCACTAGATTTACCGCCGCTGCTCTTGTCATCGGACCGTATCCCTCACTCAAGCAATCCTCGATCACTTCCGTTTGTTCGGGGGTAATTTTGGTTAAACGGAGAACATCGGCACGAGTAGCTTCGGAAGAACAGACAACATATTTAGCCTGTTTGAATCCTCGCAAAATCATCGCCTGATACTGTTTTCCCGTCCAACTGGTGGGATTTTCAGGAATTTCTCCTAGGGCGGAACGAATGGCCAGCAGATCGTGACAGATGACAAAATACTTGCGATCTTTTAGATAGGGAGTTAAATAGGATAACGCCTGATCACAAATGCAGACGATATCGGCCCAATCAAGCTGCTGACGTAACTGCACTGGGAAAATAATTAACTTATCAATATACCCCAACCACTTGCCGAGTCCCTGGGGAGAAGATTTCAGTTGACCGAAAATAGGCTGTGCTTGCACTCGCCGAATTTCGTGTCCTTTTTGTCTGAGTCCTTTCTCCACTAAACCGACAAAACGATTAATACTGATCTGCCGATCATTGACGTAATTTCCTACTATTAAAACTTTCATGATTAGGCTCCAAAAAATCAATTTTTATGGCGGTAAAACTCGCAAACAGTCTCAAGTAAAATTCAGGGGTTAAGAACAATATTAGTCCCGCAAAATTTCCTCGTACCTTTGTCCCGCTCGCTCCCAGGTGTACTCCGATTCCACCATCGCCCGGCCATTATGGGACAGTTGTTCTCGCACAGAAGGATCATCAAACAACCTAGAGATCGCTGTGACGTACTCAGCAACACTATTAGCCCGCAGCGCCCTAGGGGGAATTCCCTCTGCTGCCACCGTTAAACCCTCTAAACCGCGATCGCTGGCGACAACCGGAATCCCAGCGGCCATGGATTCTAGGGTTTTGGTCTTGATTCCCAATCCCACCCGCAGGGGAACCACACAAACGGTTCCTCGGTGTAAATATTCCACTGTCGAGGGAACGGTCCCCGTCACCTTCACACCGGGATACTTGGCGAGTTCGAGAACTTCCGGTGCCGGGTTTGCCCCCACTAGGGTTAAGGTGGTAGCGGGATATCGCTGTTGAATGACTGGCAGGACTTCTAAAACAAAAAAACGGGCGGCATCGATATTATGGGTAGAACTCATGGCACCGACAAAGACCAAATTATGACCGCCGGGATCCCGAGGACGATAGGGAAACAGGTCTAAATCCACGCCATTAGGCACGATATCCACCCGTGCATCCGGGAGGATTTTTAACAATTGTTCGCGATCGTAATCGGTAGTAGCCACTAATTGCGAAAACTTGGCACAGTAACGTTTTTCGTACTGATAGAGTAAGGGCAGATAGAGAAAATCCCGCAGCGGATAGGCGGAGGCTCCTCTATCCAAATGATTGCGTGTCCAACCGTACACGGAACTGTGAATATCCACTACTGTTTTGACTCGCTGACGGTATTCCGGCCGGATAAAAATCTCGCTGATACTCTGAGCGCAGATAATTACATCACATTTTTGCTGCTCGACGTATTCATCTACTCGCTCTTGAATGAGCGGCGAACGATAACTAAGAACACTAGCAGGGGTCATCTGTACTATTCCCTCCAGAAAGCGCCCTGTTTTACCGATTAGTTTTGTCAGTCCCTTGCCTGGTTCGGGAATTTCCTGGGGCGGAAATAAGACAAGATGATTGGTAAAGGTTTTTAATTCTTCGATCTGAGTTTCTGTGACATTCTCCACCCGACGGGCAAACAGGGTGACATCATGGTTTTGATGAAGACATTTGATCAGGTTAAAAGTTCTCCCCTCCGTTGCCCCGCGACTAGGTGGATAGGGAAAGTTATTGCAAAAAAGGACTAATATTCTCATAATTCTGGTTCGGCAGCGGTTTTTGACAATAATTCTACCGTTTCCTTTAGTTGGCCATACACGGGAATCTCAACTGGGTATTTCTCGATCTCCCCAAGGGTGACTTTTCCTCGCCCTGTTAAGAGCAATACGGGCTGACAACCAGCTTCTAGGGCGCATTCTAAATCACTGGGCGCATCGCCGATAAACAACGAGCGGGCTAAATCGATTCCGTACTGGTGGGCGGCTGTCAGCAGCAGATAGGGGGAGGGTTTACGGCACAGACAACCTTCGTCGGGATGGTGCGGGCAGATGGCAAGATCGTGAAAATGCACGCCCAATTGTCGGTATTCCTCAATCATGCGCCCGTGAATCGCCGCTAGATCGTCCCAAGTGAAATAGCCCCTAGCAAGTCCCGATTGATTGGTAATGATGATCAGCAGATAGCCGGCATCCTGCCACTGTTTTAAGGCAGCCGCTGCCCCGGCGGGAATGCTCACCTGTTCTGGTTTGCTCAGGTAGGGGATATAGTCAATAACTACCCCATCTCGATCGAGAAATAAGGCTTTGTTCTTTTTCGCTCTATCTTGGCTTTTCTGGTCAGAATTGCCAGGAGATGGCGGAGATGGGTATTTTAGGTCGTCGTCATTGACGGAAATTGCGGGGAAAGGATTCATTATGTTGGACTTTTTCGAGTCGGGG contains the following coding sequences:
- a CDS encoding type II toxin-antitoxin system VapC family toxin is translated as MIIVDTGFWLAIANKNDSLHPLAKKQFQKLINQQFITTWCVVTETCYLLQKRVGIDVPKTFIHKISTGELQVFNLKTKHCQPIEELMQKYRDLPMDLADASLVVLAETIKENRILTTDRRDFSVYRWLNNQTFDILI
- a CDS encoding helix-turn-helix domain-containing protein, whose protein sequence is MPKTTDAVKIIHQMIADDPTIKEQIALESLNSEIAQLIYDARMNAGLTQQQLADLIHVEQSVIEDLEDADYQDNPLIMLQKIATALNQRVKMSLVSSL
- a CDS encoding type II toxin-antitoxin system HicA family toxin, translated to MKRHDLIAQLEQAGCYLIRRGGKHDIYHNPDTGKTEPIPRHREINERLAKKIIKSLTGDR
- a CDS encoding glycosyltransferase family 4 protein; amino-acid sequence: MRILVLFCNNFPYPPSRGATEGRTFNLIKCLHQNHDVTLFARRVENVTETQIEELKTFTNHLVLFPPQEIPEPGKGLTKLIGKTGRFLEGIVQMTPASVLSYRSPLIQERVDEYVEQQKCDVIICAQSISEIFIRPEYRQRVKTVVDIHSSVYGWTRNHLDRGASAYPLRDFLYLPLLYQYEKRYCAKFSQLVATTDYDREQLLKILPDARVDIVPNGVDLDLFPYRPRDPGGHNLVFVGAMSSTHNIDAARFFVLEVLPVIQQRYPATTLTLVGANPAPEVLELAKYPGVKVTGTVPSTVEYLHRGTVCVVPLRVGLGIKTKTLESMAAGIPVVASDRGLEGLTVAAEGIPPRALRANSVAEYVTAISRLFDDPSVREQLSHNGRAMVESEYTWERAGQRYEEILRD
- a CDS encoding D-glycero-alpha-D-manno-heptose-1,7-bisphosphate 7-phosphatase produces the protein MNPFPAISVNDDDLKYPSPPSPGNSDQKSQDRAKKNKALFLDRDGVVIDYIPYLSKPEQVSIPAGAAAALKQWQDAGYLLIIITNQSGLARGYFTWDDLAAIHGRMIEEYRQLGVHFHDLAICPHHPDEGCLCRKPSPYLLLTAAHQYGIDLARSLFIGDAPSDLECALEAGCQPVLLLTGRGKVTLGEIEKYPVEIPVYGQLKETVELLSKTAAEPEL
- a CDS encoding glycosyltransferase family 4 protein: MKVLIVGNYVNDRQISINRFVGLVEKGLRQKGHEIRRVQAQPIFGQLKSSPQGLGKWLGYIDKLIIFPVQLRQQLDWADIVCICDQALSYLTPYLKDRKYFVICHDLLAIRSALGEIPENPTSWTGKQYQAMILRGFKQAKYVVCSSEATRADVLRLTKITPEQTEVIEDCLSEGYGPMTRAAAVNLVDKFNINSDCPWLIHVGGDQWYKNRLGLLKIFKRLITFPGLENCRLILMGKPLLPDMREFVNQNNLSAQVIELGTVSDDDLRAFYCLATALIFPSFQEGFGVPVIEAQSCGCPVFTSNRLPMTVIADDAAVYFDPTEHEAAATIIAENLLAPDRLEDLRQKGFINATRFTYERMIQSYDRLLPKL
- a CDS encoding type II toxin-antitoxin system RelE/ParE family toxin yields the protein MPKIQLIFYQDERGNIPIIEWLDSLPGKAQNKCFIKLQRLAELGYELRRPEADFLRDKIYELRVNFKGINYRILYFFYKNKAVVISHGIIKEKEVLPLEIEQAIKNKAKFEKNPELHTYFQELI